The genomic window ATTCTCTTTGCTTTTAAAAAGTAATGGGCAGCAATACAGCTAGTTGTAAATCTGAGATTTGTATTGAAcgtatttatgtgttttttaattccctgtcttttctgtattttcatttcagaaaaagTCGAAGAAATCAACTGAAACACTGACATTTAAAAGACCAGAGGGGATGCACAGAGAAGTCTATGCGCTGCTGTATTCAGATAaaaagtacatttgtttttaaactaacACTGAGACATTCTTGTATTTGGAAACATacaatttttttcttattttgaaagAATGTTCAGCTGTTTGATCCGATACAATTAATTGCCACAGACCATTCCTTGATCTCTTGTAGTTGCTACACAGTTCTGGAGGTAATTCCTCCTTGcacattttacagaaacatatttttaatgagCGGTATCAATTCCAGTTTGACAATCCAATACTCATGACTGAAATAGCTCAGAATTCAAGAGGGGGAGGAAATATTTTTTGAATCAGCACATCCTTGTATTACAGAGCACTGCAGTGTTTAACAACTATGCAGAGAATGCACGTGTAACTGCTGAGTGCAGGGGACACTCATGAGTAACCAAAGTGTCTTATTTCTATGGGGAAACCACAGGAAAAGTGCTGACACTGGCAACACGGCTTCTTTCAGAGAGTGCATTACACATGGCGACTGTGTCCCAAACCAATCATTTTTTTGTatcaattcaattattttaaatccaTATTAAAAGATGGGTTTTGGACCTGAATAGGAGCATTAATATGATGCCCATGAATCTACACTCTTCTTATCCCTGCTGTGTGATTTAAATCTCAGACAAGGATTCATTTGAAAGACAAGTGTGTTtggattgatttaatttgacttttgtCCTCGTCTGTAGAGATGCCCCACCACTGTTACCCAGTGACACGACCCAGGGCTACCGGACAGTCAAGGCCAAGCTGGGCTGTAAACGAGTTCGCCCCTGGAAGTGGATGCCTTTCACAAACCCTGCCAGGAGGGATGGAGCCATATTCTACCACTGGAGGAGAATGGCAGAGGAGGGAAAGGACTACCCATTCGCCCGCTTTAACAAGGTTAGCTGCCTGGACAGGGTTTAGCACGGAGCCTTGACTGATGCTGTTGCCTTTGTGTAATAATTGTAGTGTTGTGTGTTAGTTAGCGTGTAACGAAAAATGAATGATGTACAGTAACTGGAAAGAAATGCCGTTTTTAATTGAAGTGTAACCCGAgacaataaacaaagcaaaattgGTCTCTATTTAGAAATTAAAAGCATCTTTATACTATCACCAATTGGCAATTTTTAGATTTTGCATAATGGAGAGCACAGTTGCTTTGAACACAGTCGCTGCAGTGGCCTGTGAGAGACCTGTTGTTCCTGTGCTCAGACTGTGCAGGTGCCCGTGTACTCGGAGCAGGAGTATCAGATGTACCTTCACGATGACGGATGGACTAAAGCCGAGACAGATCACCTCTTTGACCTCTGCAAACGCTTTGATCTACGGTTCATTGTCATCCACGACCGCTACGACCACCAGCAGTTCAGGGTGAGCAGAGGGGAGAGTAACATTATCTGCGTCATTACCGGGGGGGCGCAGTTCACCGGGAAAAGTGTCAGCGGCAGCAATAAACAACTAAAAGATTTATTCTCGGAGATAGAGAAACGGTGTGAATCTTCACGCAAGAAATAGTGGCAATCTGATGAAAACTGAGATGAGTATCTCACTAGCAGTGAACACATGAAGAAAAATGAAGAGTAGGGAATAAAATAGGAGCACTTGCCCCTTTATTCTCTTTGAATCTCTTATCTTTAGGGCTGTGTATGTAAGTATTGAGTTGTTTAGTTGACATTTTATTGAAGCTTGGATGGCAAATGGTTTGAAATTGAGGTGAAATTTAAGTTTTCTGTTGAggaacaacatttaaaaaacaggcCATTTTTCAAATAGATCCTCCTCCCCTGCTCTTCTTATACTAAACTATATTCCAGATGTGTGTGATTATTGTTGACCCCCCCCCATTGTGTAGAAACGCTCCGTGGAAGACCTGAAGGAGCGCTACTACAACATCTGTGCGAAACTGACCAAGATCCGCGCTCCCTCGGGCACCGAGCCTAAGATCTACGTGTTCGACGCCGGACACGAGCGGCGCCGGAAGGACCAGCTGGAGAGACTGTACAATCGCACGCCTGAGCAGGTGCGTCCCTCGGCTCCCCTGCCTCTCCAGGGCTGCTGTTGATCTAGAATAGGTAGTTATATCTGAGCTTGCACAGgtgattttgattttattgcAAGTGGACTACATCGCTGTGGTTATACATTGGAATGTAGATTTTGAGCAGTTTGTAGTTGGCCCCCTAGATGGCAGCAATTTATCATTATTTGTAGTCATGCAACATAATACCTATTCATTTCACCACACTGTATCACCACAGTACTGATTGCTCAATCCCTCAGCTGTGAATTAGTCCTCTAATAAGAAGGAGGCTTTATGAGGTCATTGTCCCAATGGCATGGGGCGAGAGGTCATCTTTCTCCAAGCCCTCAGGGAGAAATCTAGACATTGTCTTCGTCACCCTCAGCAATTCCTGTTTTAAGAATAATATACTGCGGATTTTTCAGTCTCCAACTCTGACTTAGTTTTTCCCAtcaattgtttgttttgctgtttaACAATTGGACATTATCTGCAGAATGGATTTTATCAGGTGGGGTGGATGTCTTCCTTACATAATGAACACAATGGCAATTTAAATGTGgctaaaatacttcaaattgtTTAGCAATGAACATACATCTGTTCTTAAATTAAGAATCGGCTGCTTACAGGAGTAAGTGATGCATCCTGGGATATAAAGAAATTCCCTCCAATCAGCATTGACTGGAGTGTGAGCAGTATTCTCCTCTGCTGAGCACAGGGCAATGCAGTGGAGCACATTGGAGGCAATCATTTTGAAACTTTTGTACAGAACGCAcgataatgaaaaacaataaatccTCTTGGTTTCATGCACAACTAACAAAACACCCCTATACCCTTGTATAGACCTCTGTTATGTACACAAAACAAATGCTTGTATTCTATTCTGTTGTAGTCTCGTAATGTTGATAATCTGTTCCTTTGTGTTACAAGCCTATGAGGAACTTATTGTTCTCTTCTTTTAAATGAAATGGTTTGTACACAGAACGCTTCTCTGCAGGGTGGTGCATAGATATGCTGATTTGTTGTTCTGACTTTGTCAAATTTCTTTCCCAATTTTGTACAGAGAGACACCGTACTAATTCCTTTTTATTGATCTGTGCGTATTCTGTCATGTTCAGTAATTGACAGTAAACTGTTACAGGTTTAATATGCAGTCGTTGCCATTTATCCAATTTAGTGAAATGACCCGTGGAGGTAATAAAGTCgtgtaatgtgtaatgtgtgGGAGGTAGAGGAGGCACTAAGGGAAGGGGCATCCGGACATCCGTTCTCTTTTGCATGGAAAATTAGTACTGGAACATTGGAAAATTAAATGGGTGTTCAGCAGTTCTGTATAGtaatgaaataattaattgaaaatcTCGTCAACAGAAAATCTGTTTGTGTTAATTTGTTGGTGATTTTGGGTAAAGTATTTTGGTTGCATTGTGTTTGGATGCTGTAGCTAATGATAACTGTGATTCATACCAGCACAGGCAAGACATTCAGAGGGTGTTTCCACTACATTTCAGGGCAAAACCTAATATTTTACAGGATTCTGCCaatttaaatgtggaaaaatggctttaaaataaatttgtGTTAATTAACTAAACATAGGCACTGTCACTGCAGTATTTTTAATGGAAAGTATATTAATAGTTTACAGTTGGCATGCTTAAAACTCGAAAGCAGAATCAAATACTAAGTAATCATCAATACAAATGAGCAGAGCTGGCGATTTAGCTGGGAAATATGTAATTATAAACCTTAAACTCTCAGcctgcagtgtccagtgtgaTAAACCACCAGCAAGTAtgctctaatatatatataaaaatgaccAGCTGCAGTATTTTCTCTGGGGTAATATTTTacgtacattattaaaaaaatgaatacatggaaataatattattacatttgGGAATTGCATTAGCTTTGTCTTTTGATACTTAACAAATTACTTTACcttaattttgtattcaatGTCTACAGACCACAGAtccataataataacataaatatttTGCAATATTACTTTTTTCTGAATTTGTTTGCAATATTACTGTTATTGTGTTGTTGCCTTTTAGCTGGTAGCAAAAAGCCTTCTGTCTAAATAGGGACTGCTTAAAAATGACCAGCACAGATGTGTGAGATTTCCCCAAGGGCATTACTTGAACAAAGTTATTAATACTGGGGAAATTAATGGAGAAAATGTGAATCTCTGCTCAAAGCTGGCCATGGGTTATTGCTCAGACGTGGGCGTTGACCCTGCAGAAAGtggtattttaattgaatttgagcACGTCTCCCCCCCACACGCATATACCCCGGCATCTCAGCTGCCTCCTTGCCGCCCTGCCCAAGGTGCTGTGCTCTGAGTGGCTGCTGTTTGTGTCTCTGCGCTGCAGGTGGCAGAAGAGGAGTATCTGATCCAGGAGCTCCGCAAGATTGAGACCAGGAAGAAGGAGCGGGAGAAGAAGGCCCAGGACCTGCAGAAGCTCATCACGGCCGCCGACACCACCACGGAGATGCGGCGCGCCGAGCGCAAAGCCACCAAGAAGAAACTTCCTCAGAAACGAGAAACCGAGAAACCGGTGAGATGCGTTTTCACTTCCCTTAGCTCTCCTGACAGGTGTGGCGGCCACTCGCTGTTTTCTATGTGAAAATCTGACATGTTTTTCATATCTTTTGTTATTGCACTGCACCCAAGGTAAGATTAGCCATATTGAGCAAAGAAAATGATCCATAAAcacattactgcacttttgcCTTTATGCCCACTTCTAACAGTGTTTTCCTCTCTTCATATGCATTCCCCTTagcaatataaatacatttgtatataaatacataattttcacTGATTCTGCCATTTTGTCAAGGGCTATTTACAGGTGTCCCCATAATT from Amia ocellicauda isolate fAmiCal2 chromosome 19, fAmiCal2.hap1, whole genome shotgun sequence includes these protein-coding regions:
- the dmap1 gene encoding DNA methyltransferase 1-associated protein 1 isoform X2; this translates as MTTGADVRDILELGGGEMDAGPISKKDIINSDKKKSKKSTETLTFKRPEGMHREVYALLYSDKKDAPPLLPSDTTQGYRTVKAKLGCKRVRPWKWMPFTNPARRDGAIFYHWRRMAEEGKDYPFARFNKTVQVPVYSEQEYQMYLHDDGWTKAETDHLFDLCKRFDLRFIVIHDRYDHQQFRKRSVEDLKERYYNICAKLTKIRAPSGTEPKIYVFDAGHERRRKDQLERLYNRTPEQVAEEEYLIQELRKIETRKKEREKKAQDLQKLITAADTTTEMRRAERKATKKKLPQKRETEKPAVPETAGIKFPDFKSAGVTLRSQRMKLPSSVGQKKIKAIEQILTEQAVDLNPMPTEEIVQMFNELRSDLVLVYELKQAHANCEYEQQMLRHRYEALLKAGGTSTPLGEGLGADGPLGGGTEDIKGEGKDQIIDVVGAPLTPNSRKRRESASSSSSIKKAKKL